One segment of Cynocephalus volans isolate mCynVol1 chromosome 8, mCynVol1.pri, whole genome shotgun sequence DNA contains the following:
- the PNRC2 gene encoding proline-rich nuclear receptor coactivator 2, giving the protein MGGGERCNIPAPQSRNVSKNQQQLNRQKIKDQNSQMKIVHKKKERGHGYNSSAAAWQAMQNGGKNKNFPNNQTWNSSLTSSSLLFKSQANQNYAGAKFSEPPSPSVLPKPPSHWVPVSFNPSDKEIMTFQLKTLLKVQV; this is encoded by the coding sequence ATGGGTGGTGGAGAGAGGTGTAACATTCCAGCCCCTCAATCTAGAAATGTTAGTAAGAACCAACAACAGCTTAATAGACAGAAGATCAAGGATCAGAATTCCCAGATGAAGATTGttcataagaaaaaagaaagaggacatGGTTATAACTCATCAGCAGCGGCATGGCAGGCCATGcaaaatggggggaaaaacaaaaattttccaaataatcAAACTTGGAACTCTAGCTTAACAAGTTCCAGCTTGCTTTTTAAGTCTCAAGCCAATCAGAACTATGCTGGAGCCAAATTTAGTGAGCCACCATCACCAAGTGTTCTTCCCAAACCACCAAGCCACTGGGTTCCTGTTTCCTTTAATCCTTcagataaagaaataatgacatttCAACTTAAAACCTTGCTTAAGGTACAGgtataa
- the SRSF10 gene encoding serine/arginine-rich splicing factor 10 isoform X6, with amino-acid sequence MSRYLRPPNTSLFVRNVADDTRSEDLRREFGRYGPIVDVYVPLDFYTRRPRGFAYVQFEDVRDAEDALHNLDRKWICGRQIEIQFAQGDRKTPNQMKAKEGRNVYSSSRYDDYDRYRRSRSRSYERRRSRSRSFDYNYRRSYSPRNSRPTGRPRRSRSHSDNDRFKHRNRSFSRSKSNSRSRSKSQPKKEMKAKSRSRPNCSWNTQYSSAYYTSRKI; translated from the exons ATGTCCCGCTACCTGCGCCCCCCCAACACGTCTCTGTTCGTCAGGAACGTGGCCGACGACACCAG GTCCGAAGATTTACGGCGCGAATTTGGTCGTTACGGTCCTATAGTTGATGTGTATGTTCCACTTGATTTCTACACACGCCGTCCAAGAGGATTTGCTTATGTTCAAT TTGAGGATGTTCGTGATGCTGAAGATGCTTTGCATAATTTGGACAGAAAATGGATTTGTGGACGTCAGATTGAAATACAGTTTGCACAGGGGGATCGGAAGA CGCCAAATCAGATGAAGGCCAAGGAAGGGAGGAACGTGTACAGTTCTTCACGCTATGATGATTATGACAGATACAGACGTTCCCGAAGCCGAAGTTATGAAAGAAGGAGATCAAGAAGTCGGTCTTTTGATTACAACTATAGAAGATCTTATAGTCCTAGAAA CAGTAGACCGACTGGAAGACCACGGCGTAGCAGAAGCCATTCCGACAATGATAG ATTCAAACACCGAAATCGATCTTTTTCAAGATCTAAATCCAATTCAAGATCACGGTCCAAGTCCCAGcccaagaaagaaatgaaggctaAATCACGTTCTAG ACCAAACTGCAGCTGGAATACCCAGTACAGTTCTGCTTACTACACTTCAAGAAAGATCTGA
- the SRSF10 gene encoding serine/arginine-rich splicing factor 10 isoform X4: MSRYLRPPNTSLFVRNVADDTRSEDLRREFGRYGPIVDVYVPLDFYTRRPRGFAYVQFEDVRDAEDALHNLDRKWICGRQIEIQFAQGDRKTPNQMKAKEGRNVYSSSRYDDYDRYRRSRSRSYERRRSRSRSFDYNYRRSYSPRNSRPTGRPRRSRSHSDNDRPNCSWNTQYSSAYYTSRKI, from the exons ATGTCCCGCTACCTGCGCCCCCCCAACACGTCTCTGTTCGTCAGGAACGTGGCCGACGACACCAG GTCCGAAGATTTACGGCGCGAATTTGGTCGTTACGGTCCTATAGTTGATGTGTATGTTCCACTTGATTTCTACACACGCCGTCCAAGAGGATTTGCTTATGTTCAAT TTGAGGATGTTCGTGATGCTGAAGATGCTTTGCATAATTTGGACAGAAAATGGATTTGTGGACGTCAGATTGAAATACAGTTTGCACAGGGGGATCGGAAGA CGCCAAATCAGATGAAGGCCAAGGAAGGGAGGAACGTGTACAGTTCTTCACGCTATGATGATTATGACAGATACAGACGTTCCCGAAGCCGAAGTTATGAAAGAAGGAGATCAAGAAGTCGGTCTTTTGATTACAACTATAGAAGATCTTATAGTCCTAGAAA CAGTAGACCGACTGGAAGACCACGGCGTAGCAGAAGCCATTCCGACAATGATAG ACCAAACTGCAGCTGGAATACCCAGTACAGTTCTGCTTACTACACTTCAAGAAAGATCTGA
- the SRSF10 gene encoding serine/arginine-rich splicing factor 10 isoform X5, which yields MSRYLRPPNTSLFVRNVADDTRSEDLRREFGRYGPIVDVYVPLDFYTRRPRGFAYVQFEDVRDAEDALHNLDRKWICGRQIEIQFAQGDRKTPNQMKAKEGRNVYSSSRYDDYDRYRRSRSRSYERRRSRSRSFDYNYRRSYSPRNRPTGRPRRSRSHSDNDRPNCSWNTQYSSAYYTSRKI from the exons ATGTCCCGCTACCTGCGCCCCCCCAACACGTCTCTGTTCGTCAGGAACGTGGCCGACGACACCAG GTCCGAAGATTTACGGCGCGAATTTGGTCGTTACGGTCCTATAGTTGATGTGTATGTTCCACTTGATTTCTACACACGCCGTCCAAGAGGATTTGCTTATGTTCAAT TTGAGGATGTTCGTGATGCTGAAGATGCTTTGCATAATTTGGACAGAAAATGGATTTGTGGACGTCAGATTGAAATACAGTTTGCACAGGGGGATCGGAAGA CGCCAAATCAGATGAAGGCCAAGGAAGGGAGGAACGTGTACAGTTCTTCACGCTATGATGATTATGACAGATACAGACGTTCCCGAAGCCGAAGTTATGAAAGAAGGAGATCAAGAAGTCGGTCTTTTGATTACAACTATAGAAGATCTTATAGTCCTAGAAA TAGACCGACTGGAAGACCACGGCGTAGCAGAAGCCATTCCGACAATGATAG ACCAAACTGCAGCTGGAATACCCAGTACAGTTCTGCTTACTACACTTCAAGAAAGATCTGA
- the SRSF10 gene encoding serine/arginine-rich splicing factor 10 isoform X3 gives MMAKIKGVIPDDVRDAEDALHNLDRKWICGRQIEIQFAQGDRKTPNQMKAKEGRNVYSSSRYDDYDRYRRSRSRSYERRRSRSRSFDYNYRRSYSPRNSRPTGRPRRSRSHSDNDRFKHRNRSFSRSKSNSRSRSKSQPKKEMKAKSRSRSASHTKTRGTSKTDSKTHYKSGSRYEKESRKKEPPRSKSQSRSQSRSRSKSRSRSWTSPKSSGH, from the exons ATGATGGCCAAGATTAAAGGAGTCATACCTGAT GATGTTCGTGATGCTGAAGATGCTTTGCATAATTTGGACAGAAAATGGATTTGTGGACGTCAGATTGAAATACAGTTTGCACAGGGGGATCGGAAGA CGCCAAATCAGATGAAGGCCAAGGAAGGGAGGAACGTGTACAGTTCTTCACGCTATGATGATTATGACAGATACAGACGTTCCCGAAGCCGAAGTTATGAAAGAAGGAGATCAAGAAGTCGGTCTTTTGATTACAACTATAGAAGATCTTATAGTCCTAGAAA CAGTAGACCGACTGGAAGACCACGGCGTAGCAGAAGCCATTCCGACAATGATAG ATTCAAACACCGAAATCGATCTTTTTCAAGATCTAAATCCAATTCAAGATCACGGTCCAAGTCCCAGcccaagaaagaaatgaaggctaAATCACGTTCTAGGTCTGCATCTCACACCAAAACTAGAGGCACCTCTAAAACAGATTCCAAAACACATTATAAGTCTGGCTCAAGATATgaaaaggaatcaaggaaaaaaGAACCACCTAGATCCAAATCTCAGTCAAGATCACAGTCTAGGTCTAGGTCAAAATCTAGATCAAGGTCTTGGACTAGTCCTAAGTCCAGTGGCCACTGA
- the SRSF10 gene encoding serine/arginine-rich splicing factor 10 isoform X2, with protein MSRYLRPPNTSLFVRNVADDTRSEDLRREFGRYGPIVDVYVPLDFYTRRPRGFAYVQFEDVRDAEDALHNLDRKWICGRQIEIQFAQGDRKTPNQMKAKEGRNVYSSSRYDDYDRYRRSRSRSYERRRSRSRSFDYNYRRSYSPRNRPTGRPRRSRSHSDNDRFKHRNRSFSRSKSNSRSRSKSQPKKEMKAKSRSRSASHTKTRGTSKTDSKTHYKSGSRYEKESRKKEPPRSKSQSRSQSRSRSKSRSRSWTSPKSSGH; from the exons ATGTCCCGCTACCTGCGCCCCCCCAACACGTCTCTGTTCGTCAGGAACGTGGCCGACGACACCAG GTCCGAAGATTTACGGCGCGAATTTGGTCGTTACGGTCCTATAGTTGATGTGTATGTTCCACTTGATTTCTACACACGCCGTCCAAGAGGATTTGCTTATGTTCAAT TTGAGGATGTTCGTGATGCTGAAGATGCTTTGCATAATTTGGACAGAAAATGGATTTGTGGACGTCAGATTGAAATACAGTTTGCACAGGGGGATCGGAAGA CGCCAAATCAGATGAAGGCCAAGGAAGGGAGGAACGTGTACAGTTCTTCACGCTATGATGATTATGACAGATACAGACGTTCCCGAAGCCGAAGTTATGAAAGAAGGAGATCAAGAAGTCGGTCTTTTGATTACAACTATAGAAGATCTTATAGTCCTAGAAA TAGACCGACTGGAAGACCACGGCGTAGCAGAAGCCATTCCGACAATGATAG ATTCAAACACCGAAATCGATCTTTTTCAAGATCTAAATCCAATTCAAGATCACGGTCCAAGTCCCAGcccaagaaagaaatgaaggctaAATCACGTTCTAGGTCTGCATCTCACACCAAAACTAGAGGCACCTCTAAAACAGATTCCAAAACACATTATAAGTCTGGCTCAAGATATgaaaaggaatcaaggaaaaaaGAACCACCTAGATCCAAATCTCAGTCAAGATCACAGTCTAGGTCTAGGTCAAAATCTAGATCAAGGTCTTGGACTAGTCCTAAGTCCAGTGGCCACTGA
- the SRSF10 gene encoding serine/arginine-rich splicing factor 10 isoform X1 produces MSRYLRPPNTSLFVRNVADDTRSEDLRREFGRYGPIVDVYVPLDFYTRRPRGFAYVQFEDVRDAEDALHNLDRKWICGRQIEIQFAQGDRKTPNQMKAKEGRNVYSSSRYDDYDRYRRSRSRSYERRRSRSRSFDYNYRRSYSPRNSRPTGRPRRSRSHSDNDRFKHRNRSFSRSKSNSRSRSKSQPKKEMKAKSRSRSASHTKTRGTSKTDSKTHYKSGSRYEKESRKKEPPRSKSQSRSQSRSRSKSRSRSWTSPKSSGH; encoded by the exons ATGTCCCGCTACCTGCGCCCCCCCAACACGTCTCTGTTCGTCAGGAACGTGGCCGACGACACCAG GTCCGAAGATTTACGGCGCGAATTTGGTCGTTACGGTCCTATAGTTGATGTGTATGTTCCACTTGATTTCTACACACGCCGTCCAAGAGGATTTGCTTATGTTCAAT TTGAGGATGTTCGTGATGCTGAAGATGCTTTGCATAATTTGGACAGAAAATGGATTTGTGGACGTCAGATTGAAATACAGTTTGCACAGGGGGATCGGAAGA CGCCAAATCAGATGAAGGCCAAGGAAGGGAGGAACGTGTACAGTTCTTCACGCTATGATGATTATGACAGATACAGACGTTCCCGAAGCCGAAGTTATGAAAGAAGGAGATCAAGAAGTCGGTCTTTTGATTACAACTATAGAAGATCTTATAGTCCTAGAAA CAGTAGACCGACTGGAAGACCACGGCGTAGCAGAAGCCATTCCGACAATGATAG ATTCAAACACCGAAATCGATCTTTTTCAAGATCTAAATCCAATTCAAGATCACGGTCCAAGTCCCAGcccaagaaagaaatgaaggctaAATCACGTTCTAGGTCTGCATCTCACACCAAAACTAGAGGCACCTCTAAAACAGATTCCAAAACACATTATAAGTCTGGCTCAAGATATgaaaaggaatcaaggaaaaaaGAACCACCTAGATCCAAATCTCAGTCAAGATCACAGTCTAGGTCTAGGTCAAAATCTAGATCAAGGTCTTGGACTAGTCCTAAGTCCAGTGGCCACTGA